TTAGCTAGCCCGAGTGATCCATGTCACCTTCCACTTCATCCACAACCTCATTTGCCACGTCATGGGAAACCTCACCCGCGACATTAGTTGCCGCACCAATGGCCACATCATCAGACCCGTTAAACTCGAGCGCTTCTTCTTGCCACGTTATTAGAGCAACGTAAGCTTTTTGTCACATGGTGCGCCACATCAGTCGGTTCGCTCCTTAGCCAAACCGACCGGTTTGCTTTGCTTGCTAGACCATTTGCCTCACCTGCCAGACAGGTTCAGCACCTTAATTCCTCCGAATCGATTATTTTCAGACCGGTTCTTGAGATACTTACGGCGTGCTCGGCCTATTTCTAGCTTGGTTTCTCCATATTTGTCCTCTAAGATGTTGTTTGCTTATTTACCATTTTTCACTGCTAAATTGCACGTAATGGGTAAATTGGGAGATTCACCACGCATTCGGACCATTTTGAAGGGATCAAACTAAATGTTGTGGACTCAAGAAATATGAAAGAACGCAAGGTTTGGCATTATATCGGTGGCGATATTCGAGAGACTGCTAAGACTAATGGTGAGATTAAGGACAAATTTGTTAAATGTTTGGCGTGAAATAGCAAGAATCATCGTATCCTAATTTACTTTTGAAACACTCCGGTTCCATCTATCGGACTTCAATATGGTCACATCAATACAATAAAGGAAGCCAGTGATCTGCTTGCCAGCCGATAATCTACTTTAGAAATTGCCCATCAATATTAGTTTAACGAGAATCCACATCACATGCGTGATGAGACAGGTTAAtttgttaatgatttttttatcatccatGCATCCTATTTGTGGATCAATCCATTCATCGGCACACTAGTCGTTGATCATCCAAGGAGTAAAATGATGCACCTGGGAAATATATGCACCACGGCCCGATCTCACTCATAAATGACCTCGATCGACTGATCAGCCTGCAATAAGACAGCGAGGTCTTCGTCTTCGTGAGCTCAGCTCAGTTCAACTAAAAGTCAATCAAGAGGCTAAACTCAATCTATCTTTCCGGCTTTGCAGGTTACCTATTCAGGATAGGTTTGTTCCCCACACAGGGTTGAGAACTGAACTGTACCGACTAACATGCATATTTGAACTATCATTTCTTGCATACTGATCACATTGACTTCCAACAAGCCAAAAATATAGCAAAACTTACATAAATACTTGCCAGAGCAGAAATTGATGAGCCAAAACTGACCATTGGCTTACCAAGCCTCTATCACACAGTAGAAATTACATCAATCGGCAGGAAGATAGTTCATCGCAGGTCTAAGAGAGCAGAAGCTTTACTTTAAATTGTATATCCATCAATAGATCAACGACTTCTCCATTCTCTCAATAGAATGTGCAATTCTTCTCTCTTGCTTAGATTGAATGGTAAAACCCCTTCTCTTAACAACTCATCCGCACGTAAGCATAGAATTACAAGACAACTCAGTAGAGACTAAACCAGTTAATAAATagactctattttctttttttcttgggtccaccCTACTCTATCCAGAAATGTTCTTCCATTAGATGCACTAAAACTCTTTGGCCTAGAATTTGGAAGGATTAACTTCTCAACTAAATTAAATTTCTCTGTCACTTGGTTCATTTAAACCCGACCCCCTCCATTCCCCTGAGACAGagtttcatgataaaaaatataCAGTCCAGCTCAAGTGAATTTCTGAGCAGGATGATGCAGTTATTTATCCACAATTCTATCTATCTAGAATTAATTGAATATCCGGAATACATATGAAGAGCCACTGCTTAAATTGTTCAAACTATCCTATCCAgcaacaacaaataaaaaaattaccattCAGCGATGATGAACCTCCACGAAAGAATTGTCGATTAACAAGAAATTTGTATAACCAATCagtaaattacaaattttcaaagACCACAAATTAACAGCAACTCGTCCTTCCATCACTCCTTTCCAGGCACCACAAATTCATGGCAACGACTATAATGCTTCAGCCTAGCTCATAGATCTGTAAAATGCCAATCTCACAGTTCACAAGAATACGATTACCAGTAAATGGATCTCATTTTATTCTGGAGTCAAACTGAATTCTCACGGACACACTCTTACACATAGTGGAACAACAAACATGTCATTGCGAAAAATACGTAGCTCAAGTACATAAAACAGGGTAAGACAATAGTCCAGAAAactttatcctttttttttcccctgctGGGAAATATGTATTCCTCCAATTAGAGACCAGACTACAGGGACTAATGCGTGCTTTACCCACAACCGACCTAACAGAACAAGAAAATGAGTCAGAAGTAAAAGGTAAACCAACATAGGAATAAGTTAAAGCCCAATTGCATAAGGAATGAGCTACCCCATTCATGTCCCTCCGAACCCCATCCATGGAGACAATTCCCTGGGACATATTATTCAGAAGACCTTATCATAACTTAGAAGGCAACGGTGCCTTTTCTGAGAATATACAGTTATGTTCCCTTCACAACTGAATCAGAAAAAGAGAGACAGACGGATCTTCTAATACTAGACTATAATTTATATAATGGGCAAGGAGCAGCATTCAGGAAAAATTGTAGCATAGGGACGCTAATTACAAGGAAAGACCTACCCTCTAAATTATGGATCAACACAAATAAACATCAAATAATCAACTTTATAAGCAGCAAATGGCATCAATTTGCAAAGAAACCACGTAACCGATAGAAGGAAGAATAAGCCAGCACTTTGGCATGACGAAAGGATAATCCTCGCATAGCATGACAACTAGTGatggacaaaaaaagaaaagtacatgTGTTTCATGGATTACAGACAAAACATTTTGGTAAGCATCAAGGAAGTGCATCCAAGCACAGCAGAAGATTGCAAACTCTCTAAAACAAAATATAAGGGGCAGAACCCCATTCATATGTATCAGCAGATGAACTTTTCACGTCTATCAATACGAACATACCAGTTCAAGAACCTACACACGATGCTCTGTGAACTATTTGATTTTGAGCTGTCTATACAAGAACATCCAACACTGGCAAAAGTAAACCGCCCACCAAAATAATTATCACTTGGACACCAAAAGAATCTCAGGCTTCTTAGCTTTGCTCGGCGTGTTAGCATTTGAAGATGCATTTGCAGCCGCCGCAGCTGCAACCGCTTTCACAGCCTCACGCGCCCTCTTGTCAAGTTGAATGAGACTCCTCGTAGCCAAGATTGCCTGGGGAACCAAATCATGAGAAGCCCTCGCATATAAACTCCTGACCGCAACCGAAGCCGCATCCTTGACTTCCTTTGCGTTCAAAGGAGCCAACAAACAGTGGCCCAAGATCCTCAACACAGGTTGCAGAAGCTCCCAAGGGAGCGGGATTCTCGCACCCTTTGGCTCCAAATTCACACCGTACTCTTCAATTGCCAAGTTCCTAACTACCTCCACAACCCCATCGATCTCGATCTCATCCTCACTGCCATTCCCATCCTCCAAAGCCCTGAACCCATCAACTTTTTCCTCATCACCATCAAACTGCCTCCTGCAAGAGCAATCCTGCCCCGCCCAAGCCGCCGCGAACCGGCAAAGCTCGAGCTTTGACCACGAGGGCATCTGAGAGATCTGCTTATAATAACAATCCAGAGCTATTCCCAAGATCGCGGCCCTCTTCGTAGACTTCACCGCAACCTGCGGCTCAAGGGGGGGCCACAGGACCCCGGCGGAGGCACGGGACGGCGGCCCCGGGGATCGGGTGCGCGGGGTGTGGTAGAGAGAGGGCTGGGAGAGGTCCGGGATCGCGACCAGCGAGGGTTTGCCGGCGCGGGCCTTGCATTCGGAGGAATAAATGGCGAGGAGGACGGCCTCGAAGCCGGCGAGGGAAGGGGAGGGATCGGAGTGGATGCGGGAGAGGTAGAGGCCGGCGAGGAGGGGCAAGAAGGAGAAGACGACGAGACGGAGGTCGGGATCGGAGGAGAGGAAAGTGTCGTAGAGCCAGTGGCAGAGAGGGTCGGAGCCGGAGCCCGAGAGCGGGTCGGAGAGGGCGGCGGAGAGGGCGGAGTAGAcgggggaggaggagaggagggagagggcgGGGCGGTCGGAGTCGGTGAGGGAGGACAGGGGTAAGGAGAGGATGGAGGACAGGGACTCGATGCGGGCGCGGGCCTTGGAAATGGACTCCCACCAGGAGTGCATCGGGTCGTCGGTGGCGCCGGTcgcggcggtggcgacggcggcggcggcggtggcgacggcggtcAAGGAGTTCGGGGCGACggaagaggcggaggaggaggaggaggagggcgaggCGTTGCGCTGGATGTCCATGGCGTCTTCTTCCGTTGGAATCGACGGGAATGGCGTGAGGAGAGATCGGAGATGGAACTGTGGATTTTGAGTTGAGGACGATGACGACGATGGTTTTCGGGTTCGGGGATTTCCTTCGGGTTCGGGCCATCCGGCCCTCTGCAGAGAGGCCCAAGGGTCATCCTCAGgcccaaaagggaaaaaaaaagggctaatactctgaaaaaatttcaaactaatacttataaatttaccataaattaaaaACTGATGCACATATGAAAAATGCACCCCCAATGACCACAAAAAGGCCCaaaatgatacatttgtgaacaaatttatcccaaaccaATTTCTTTGATTGCCAAAAACTGTCAGTTagattggattaatatcacaaaaaatcgcAAAAATTATACAATTGTGACATATGAATAATAAAATCTCATctttaccaaaataaaaacaataataaaataaaataaaatctcaaaccggtatACTAGTTAATTGTCACGCGCCAtcaaacttaataatttaaaagtaaaatttaaaggaaactaatagagggtaaaattgtcataaGTGCAccaattttgagtaaatttatcaaatatgtatcaatttggaattttttatgatcaaaaaattagtttaaaataaatttgtcatatgtatactagtttgagatttttcagagtattaacctAAAAAATAATGAGGCTGACAACTTGTGTAGTTTTATTGTATACGTATGATTGTGTGTGCTATTTGGTGGTGGCGAGCGAGCCAGGATGATGGTGGCGGCAGCGGTTGCTTATTATATCCTGGTGGTGTTCGAGGGCGGCAGTGCCAACTAGTGGCCGGCATTGGGAATGTGGTTGGGAGAACTTTCTTTATACGGGTTTCTAATGTTAAAGATTTTGACCGTTTTAATGTTGCATTATATTAAGAGGACACTAGGATGCTAATCTAGACATTTAAAGGCTGTCCAACGATATTAATGCACGCATCTTAATTATTCTACTAATTACGGTGCCAATTCGATATGAGCCTCTTTCAGTGTGAGTTGACTTAGAGCTTGATTTTAACTTACCCATATTACGACCTATATATAGTGAGTTGGGTGGAATGTGCTCCTTAACATTTTAAAACACAAGTTGTAAACttattcacaaaaataaagCCATTTTTTAACCCAAAATCACCTTAGCTAAAGTCGACATGACAcaattatacaaaaaaaaaaaaaaatccaaaaagccttaaatttattgtacgacaactaatttaattttaaatgtttcaattatgtcaatttaattctaatttttttaatgatttgctagTGTATTCCCTTTGGCCAATTTTATCTAATATCCTAGGTGGTTCAGTTCTAAAgtaaacaatttttgtaatattttttaaattttctgaaaactggtttttaattttttttttcctttctctccttttatccttcctttttatttttcctaattccCTCTATTAGTCAGGGCTACAAAAATGGCTAGCGATGGTTGGTGAAGGTTGTTGGCCACAAGTAAGGCTTCATGGTCCTCGctaaatctaggtgagggttgaGATGCCCTTAGTTGCCTCTACTAGCCACTAAGTTAGGTTTTGTGAGCCCTCGGAATGGTTGAAAAGGGTGTCATGGCTCTCATTAGCACTTGCCCAATGGGCAGTAGGGGTTGTCGAGCCTCATCCAATGTGACTAGTAGGCCCTTGTCGACCATtaacaatagaaaagaaagaatgaaaaaaattgataaaaaattcaTAGATTTTTTAAGAAGATTgtgaaaattattcatgtcaataTCAATTATGCCATAAAGGATATCTAATATTCATGTAAAtgattttcgaccaaaattgattgaaagaactatattggcaaatcataAAAACGTTTAAAATTAATCGACAcaattaaaatgcttaaaattgaaCTAGCCGTTgtataaaagatttatgactcttTTTTACAATTATATGcaaacaaatgaaagaaaaataagaaggcAAAAGGTTGAAGACTCGAAACTGAAGAGAATAATGGCAAAAGATCTTAACCTTTTTTCATATCATTGCACATGTAACATCATATTAAGATGGCATGTAGGATGTAGGATGCAGGAAGCTAATTTTGACGTTTAATGGCTATCTAACGATATTAATTTGCGCATCATAATTTTTCTACCGATAGGTTATGGAAGTGTTGCATCGAGTCATAATTGAAAATCCGATatgatttattaaaaataaattattaattaaatacaTATCGAGTAAAAGTTAGACTTGCCAAACATGTGAATTAGgttgggtttgggtcgggttATAAATAGTTCGACCCGAATTGATAATAATTGAActtttataatgatttaatttATCAAGATATTTTAAAATGACCTAAGAAAAGCAAACATAATAGTTAATCAAAGATGGATTGCTAGAAATGGCAGCAGAGAGTCTCATTAATTCATAACTCACAATACGGGAAGGTTAATAGTAAATTTTTGGGCattacaataaacaaaaaaatatatatatatatgggaaaatttcaaatagggACTCAAAGTGAccccattttctcaaaagaggacccaaagtgaaatttgtctcaaataaggccCCAAAGTAGTCATTTAGTATCAAAAAGGACTGACTTGCCGGCCGCGAACCGATGCATTTTCAATGCGTATTCCGACACAGtggggtatttttgtccaaaaatattatctttttgttttccttcttttgttcatcttcttcccgaTCTACCCATGGTGTTGTccctgttcatcgtcttcttcgtcgaAGATAGGCATTGCCCAAATCAAGGACACCGGAAGTGGGGAAGGGCCAGCAAAGGTCGTGGGACCGGCGTGGGTCAGCCTCACCTGAGGCCAACGAGGGCTCAACACCCATCGCCGGCGGCGGGCGTTGCGCCGAAGCGAGGCTTGCggagccctcgccgccctacCAAGTGGTCGGCCGAGCCCTTGCCGGCCTCGCCGAACTTACTGCGAGGACGAAACCGCCCGCAAtggagtcttcttcttcttcctcctcttcatctccgCTTCCCCTGCACGGAGCGACCTGGACGTGCTCTCTCGAACCGCCATGGTCGGGCCTCCCTCCGCCGCCATCGGCGACTGGgtcgactcctcctcctccttctcgccGCCGCCCTTTCCGCATTGCTCCTTCACCAAAGTCACGTGCGACGCCGGCTCGTGGGTTGTCTCTCTCAACATCACATCCGTCGGCCTCTCGGGCTACATCCCCACCTGAAATCGGCCTTCTCCGCGACCTCGTCAACCTCACGCTCACCACCGACAACCTCACCGGGACCCTCCCGCCGGAGCTCGGCGGCCCCACCTCCCTCCGATTCCTCAACCTCTCAGGGATCTTCCCAAAGCAAAGTCCCGGGCGATAACCCAGCTCAAAGAACTCCACTTGGGCAATGACACAAGTTAACGGGGCCGCCCCCGGAGATGGCGGGGCTCAAGAAGCTGAAGTGGCTCGATCTCGCCGGCAATTACTTCACCGGCGAGATACTGGAGGTTTGCTCgcagatggagaagatgaactggggaaaaggaaaatgaaaagaaaatattttttggacgaAAATACCCTGATTAGGTCGCCGGAATACGCATCGAAATGCATCGTTCACCGGCCGGCGAGTCAGTCctctttgagactaaatgactacggatccttatttgaggcAAGCTCCACTTCAGtcctttttgagaaaatgaagtcatttcgggtccttatttgagattttcctatatatatatatatatcttttgaaaagaaaagcaatcaTTACTTTGAGTTACCAAGCTTTCGGACCTAGCATTgtctccaaaagaaaatagtattCAAAAATCCATATAGTAAAGTCTTAAAagtttattcaattttgaatccaattttcataaaaatgtttttacattttttatgctaaactaattctaaactagaattaacattAGAATATAGTAAAAGTACTCATAATccaatttctacattttttcctgaatttttcaagatttattcatttttttattctgaaaatgGGGAGTTGGATTGGGTGAGGAGACCATACCTTATGTCAATTTTGTAAAGACAAGCACCAATTATGTTAAACATGTTTTTCCAAAAAGACCTTAATTCTccttttgttctcggaacaaataagtaagtttttttttttttttacttcttatttttattctaaatctattcccgatTTGTTATGGGGAATAAAACACTtaattatcaaatggatttatattatttttctattttggagaacaaaagaacaaaaaaaaaaaaagagaaataaaaacgtCACCAAACAAAATCTTAGAGTACTCACAAGTGAAAGTGGTAACATGGGCCTTGAACtcacttttaatttatatttggcAGGCTGGGTGGAATATGGTTGCCCATAAACATGGCTACTGCCATAAAAGAAGggtttataaaagaaaaacccaattAAACATGGGTACTGCTGCTGCAGCCGTACTGGTGAGTGGTGAGTCTGAAATGGACCCAATTTTTCAACCCAAAACCACCTTAGCTGAATTTGACCAAACAAAATTCAGCTAGCTGAAAAAAgttaggaaaaaataaatcgaaGAAGGCAGAAGGTCGAACGCTCAAAATCGTCCTGGGGGTACATCGACGTTGGTAACGTTGAATATGGAGGAGTATCTCAGCGGTCGCCTCAAGGGCCACAATTGGAAACGTCGTTAGTAGTGTTTGGTGTTCCACTTATCTGTTACACAAATACGATGTAGTTCCGtctatttgttttcttttttcgattcttattttttatttattgcaatTCAGATTTACCCTTCTCATTATTTCTTGTCATCGTTTTTCCAAGTCATCAATTTCCATTTTCACGTAGTCATGTTCAAAACGTGAGTTATTGGGGCGGGTGTAGATTGGACTTGGGTTGGAGGAGTGGGTACAAATCACATTAATTGTCCATCATGAGATGCGTTTCTACTTCGAGCtacctgtttttcttttccagtgACTAGAGAATCTGCGTATCATATCAATAGCCTGAAAAACCTAAATAACGGGAGGTAAATTCTGGGGACAACACATGCTAGTCACCACACACGTACCACTGGATAAGTCACATTGCGACGCTCGGGAATCGAACTCCTCTCCTTGCATTAGGGGAGAAACTCGCCACCAGCATCCTGTTTGTTACCTCTAGTCGCTCCATTCGAAGCGACGAATTTTAAGGAAATCACTAGGCATTAAGTTCACGCGACGTGATTGAATAAGTGATGAAACCGTAAGGGAGAGAAGCTTCGGAATCTCCGTCCCGACGACTCCGcggtctctctttctctctctcatgcataAGTACAAACACTGAGCGAGCAAACGTTGTTActcttgttgttgttcttgCCTACTCTGATCTAATCTAAAACCCAAACACAACTTCCCCTCCTCGTATCTGTCGCCCAAATTTCACCCGCCCCCCCTTCATAAATCCTCAAACCCATCGCTCCACGCCCGACCCATCACCCGCAATGGCAGCATCGGCTCTCTCCGGTTcgttgctttcttcttcttcgtcgtcgtcgtcgtcgtcgtcttcttccctcGCTCCCCGCCGATCGGTTGTGTCGCCGCCGGCCTCCGTTCAGTTCCGTCCCAGGTTCGGCGCCGCCTCGAAGACTGCGGGCCGCCGTTTCGCGGCTCGTTGCTCGCTGGGCGCAGCTCAAGATCCCAAGGACGACACTCCCATCGAATTGAGTGGGTTAACTTCTTTGAGATCTTTCTTTTACCCTTTTCGTTATCGAGTTGCAAGAATCGCGATTTGCTTTTCAAAGATCGTGTTGGTGACTGTTGCATTTTTCGTGTCCGGCACAGAATATGCTGCATTTCCGACGGTGATGGATATCAACCAGATTCGCGACATTTTGCCTCACAGGTGAATGCGTCTTTCCGCAGGTTTCGGTTTCTCCGAGGAAAAAGAACGGCTTTTGTGGTCGCGGGTGTCTCTTTTGATGTGATAAGAAAGTTAgaactcttttcctttttgatatgATTTAGGTTCCCATTTCTCCTAGTGGATAGAGTGATTGAACACAATCCTGGAGTTTCCGCTGTTGCTATCAAGAATGTGACTATTAACGACAACTTCTTTCCTGGGCATTTTCCCGAGAGGCCAATCATGCCTGGTGTTCTCATGATCGAGGTAAAACCCTCTGCTCTCTTGTGCCTTTCGTTATTGTTTATCTTTTGCtttaaatttcattaaagtaCTGGCGAGATATTAAAGTGGTTTGCGTTAAGTCGAATGAAATTTCTTCTGATGTATTGCAATGCCGAGTAATTGGTGACGGCTGGCACTCTTTCTCAAAGATGATGTCGTGTCTTCAGTCCAAAGTTGTTCTTGTTCGGACAGTCTTTGGCACGAAGTGCCAATTATCCATTTCAGGTTTCTCGAGTTGGGTTTTTCTTGAAGATCTGTAATCAAAATGCATTAGTCACCAGCAAATCTTATATCCATGTACCCTTATTGGATAAATTGTGCTATGAAATGATGGATCCACTTAACATTGCCTAACGTGCGACTTGAAGAGGCCAAGTTCCTACTCGCATCGTATCAACTTTGACATCCTTGGTTATTGTTGTCAGTATGAATTTCCTTGTGTTGTTTATCATTGTCTTTAAAATTTGGAAAGCCAAGCAAGACAGTAGTGGCAGCCTGGCCAGAGCTTGGACCTTGCATATGGGAAGCCACTTCAGTGAGCCTACAATCTGCTTTATGTATTACATTTTAAGCCCTTAAGCTTAGTAATTCACTATATCAGCCAAGAGTAATGTTTCTGACCACATCTCTGCTACTGATATTTACCATCACCTGAGCAACCCTCTTTAGCAACCTAAGGGTAAGTTTATCGAATTCTTTCTTAGTGAAGGAATTAAATGGTAGGGCCTAAGCGTTATTTCTCCTGAAATATGTCATCTGATTTTACACGCGGCCAATCCATTGTGATAAAGCAGAACATCATTTTTAACCAGATGCCAGTAGCTATCCTTTGCCCTGGCTGTTTACCTGCTGGGAGGTTTTGCAAATCTTGAGGACCATTTTTGTTGCAGATTCTACATGAATTAGTCTTTAGTCAAGCATTGACCATAGAAATTACTTAGCTTCTATAGGAATTTAAATGGACTGAATATCTTATGACTTCTGTACTACAAGAGATATCGCTAGCCTTGTCAAATCTTTAGTTGGTGACTCTGAAATTCCCATTAGAAATTGTCTTGGAGTTAGAAATACATGTTTCTTCTGACACAAGTTACTACAAGTGTCATTATTTTCGGGAAGATACTGACATTTTGGGGAGGTTTTACATCCACGATAAAGACAATGATGCACTTTGTTGGTTGTCCAGGCAATGGCACAGGTCGGTGGCTTGGTTATGCTACAGCCAGAGGTGGGAGGCTCTCGTGAGAATTTCTTCTTTGCTGGAATTGACAAAGTAAGATTCCGGAAGCCCGTCATTGCAGGTGACACCCTAGTTATGAGGATGACACTTGTCAAGCTACAGAAGCGCTTTGGAATTGCAAAGATGGAAGGGAAAGCTTATGTCGGGGGTGAAGTGGTCTGTGAGGGCGAATTTTTGATGGCTACTGGCGCTGGCAGTGAATAATCTGTAGTTTTTGAGTGGTCTCTTGTCATGGCTGTGTCTAGGATAAATTTTTCTTCTCGGTGGAAGCGTTTAAGATAATTTAGCCAATCTCTTGTTCTGATTTCTTCTAGTGAAACTCAGGAGAGCCTCTTTCTGAAGGGAAACTTATCACTCATGGATTCCTTGtctacttttatatttttgtgcttttgccagtagatgaaattttttctctctccttt
Above is a window of Eucalyptus grandis isolate ANBG69807.140 chromosome 9, ASM1654582v1, whole genome shotgun sequence DNA encoding:
- the LOC104419916 gene encoding uncharacterized protein LOC104419916, whose protein sequence is MDIQRNASPSSSSSSASSVAPNSLTAVATAAAAVATAATGATDDPMHSWWESISKARARIESLSSILSLPLSSLTDSDRPALSLLSSSPVYSALSAALSDPLSGSGSDPLCHWLYDTFLSSDPDLRLVVFSFLPLLAGLYLSRIHSDPSPSLAGFEAVLLAIYSSECKARAGKPSLVAIPDLSQPSLYHTPRTRSPGPPSRASAGVLWPPLEPQVAVKSTKRAAILGIALDCYYKQISQMPSWSKLELCRFAAAWAGQDCSCRRQFDGDEEKVDGFRALEDGNGSEDEIEIDGVVEVVRNLAIEEYGVNLEPKGARIPLPWELLQPVLRILGHCLLAPLNAKEVKDAASVAVRSLYARASHDLVPQAILATRSLIQLDKRAREAVKAVAAAAAANASSNANTPSKAKKPEILLVSK
- the LOC104419917 gene encoding 3-hydroxyacyl-[acyl-carrier-protein] dehydratase FabZ is translated as MAASALSGSLLSSSSSSSSSSSSSLAPRRSVVSPPASVQFRPRFGAASKTAGRRFAARCSLGAAQDPKDDTPIELKYAAFPTVMDINQIRDILPHRFPFLLVDRVIEHNPGVSAVAIKNVTINDNFFPGHFPERPIMPGVLMIEAMAQVGGLVMLQPEVGGSRENFFFAGIDKVRFRKPVIAGDTLVMRMTLVKLQKRFGIAKMEGKAYVGGEVVCEGEFLMATGAGSE